Proteins from a genomic interval of Diospyros lotus cultivar Yz01 chromosome 6, ASM1463336v1, whole genome shotgun sequence:
- the LOC127803177 gene encoding uncharacterized protein LOC127803177 isoform X1, whose product MGTATNPSFKIILGSSSMARRQILAEMGYKFAIMTADIDEKSIRKDKPEELVTALAEAKADAIISRIQSTSQLGEDTDTTLLITADTVVVYEGTIREKPSSKEEARQFIKGYSGGHAAVVGSVLVTNLKTGVRKGGWDRAEVYFHDIPEEVIDSLVDDGIMHNVAGGLMLEHPLTLPFVDTVVGTADSVMGLSKSLTEKLIQEVL is encoded by the exons ATGGGTACTGCTACAAATCCATCATTTAAG ATAATATTGGGCTCTTCGTCAATGGCACGTCGACAAATCTTGGCCGAAATGGGTTACAAGTTCGCAATCATG ACTGCAGATATAGATGAGAAAAGTATCAGGAAGGACAAGCCAGAGGAATTGGTGACGGCTTTGGCTGAGGCGAAG GCGGATGCCATCATATCTAGAATCCAAAGCACCAGTCAGTTGGGGGAGGACACTGACACTACTCTATTAATTACCGCGGACACA GTGGTCGTGTATGAAGGGACAATCAGGGAAAAACCATCCAGCAAGGAAGAAGCACGCCAATTTATCAAAG GCTATTCTGGCGGTCATGCTGCAGTGGTGGGATCTGTTCTTGTAACAAACCTAAAAACAGGTGTAAGAAAGGGAGGATGGGACAGGGCAGAG GTTTATTTCCATGACATACCAGAGGAGGTCATTGACAGCCTG GTAGATGATGGAATTATGCACAACGTTGCTGGAGGATTGATGCTTGAGCATCCATTGACGTTGCCTTTCGTTGACACAGTG GTGGGGACTGCTGATAGTGTCATGGGACTCTCTAAATCCCTTACAGAGAAGCTCATTCAGGAGGTCCTCTGA
- the LOC127803177 gene encoding uncharacterized protein LOC127803177 isoform X2, with translation MGTATNPSFKIILGSSSMARRQILAEMGYKFAIMTADIDEKSIRKDKPEELVTALAEAKVVVYEGTIREKPSSKEEARQFIKGYSGGHAAVVGSVLVTNLKTGVRKGGWDRAEVYFHDIPEEVIDSLVDDGIMHNVAGGLMLEHPLTLPFVDTVVGTADSVMGLSKSLTEKLIQEVL, from the exons ATGGGTACTGCTACAAATCCATCATTTAAG ATAATATTGGGCTCTTCGTCAATGGCACGTCGACAAATCTTGGCCGAAATGGGTTACAAGTTCGCAATCATG ACTGCAGATATAGATGAGAAAAGTATCAGGAAGGACAAGCCAGAGGAATTGGTGACGGCTTTGGCTGAGGCGAAG GTGGTCGTGTATGAAGGGACAATCAGGGAAAAACCATCCAGCAAGGAAGAAGCACGCCAATTTATCAAAG GCTATTCTGGCGGTCATGCTGCAGTGGTGGGATCTGTTCTTGTAACAAACCTAAAAACAGGTGTAAGAAAGGGAGGATGGGACAGGGCAGAG GTTTATTTCCATGACATACCAGAGGAGGTCATTGACAGCCTG GTAGATGATGGAATTATGCACAACGTTGCTGGAGGATTGATGCTTGAGCATCCATTGACGTTGCCTTTCGTTGACACAGTG GTGGGGACTGCTGATAGTGTCATGGGACTCTCTAAATCCCTTACAGAGAAGCTCATTCAGGAGGTCCTCTGA
- the LOC127803177 gene encoding uncharacterized protein LOC127803177 isoform X3, producing the protein MGTATNPSFKIILGSSSMARRQILAEMGYKFAIMTADIDEKSIRKDKPEELVTALAEAKADAIISRIQSTSQLGEDTDTTLLITADTVVVYEGTIREKPSSKEEARQFIKGYSGGHAAVVGSVLVTNLKTGVRKGGWDRAEVYFHDIPEEVIDSLMMELCTTLLED; encoded by the exons ATGGGTACTGCTACAAATCCATCATTTAAG ATAATATTGGGCTCTTCGTCAATGGCACGTCGACAAATCTTGGCCGAAATGGGTTACAAGTTCGCAATCATG ACTGCAGATATAGATGAGAAAAGTATCAGGAAGGACAAGCCAGAGGAATTGGTGACGGCTTTGGCTGAGGCGAAG GCGGATGCCATCATATCTAGAATCCAAAGCACCAGTCAGTTGGGGGAGGACACTGACACTACTCTATTAATTACCGCGGACACA GTGGTCGTGTATGAAGGGACAATCAGGGAAAAACCATCCAGCAAGGAAGAAGCACGCCAATTTATCAAAG GCTATTCTGGCGGTCATGCTGCAGTGGTGGGATCTGTTCTTGTAACAAACCTAAAAACAGGTGTAAGAAAGGGAGGATGGGACAGGGCAGAG GTTTATTTCCATGACATACCAGAGGAGGTCATTGACAGCCTG ATGATGGAATTATGCACAACGTTGCTGGAGGATTGA
- the LOC127803991 gene encoding 60S ribosomal protein L6, mitochondrial-like, with protein MEAKFFRFLKIVGVGFKARAESEGRLLYLKLGYSHDVELTVPPAVRVFCFKPNIVCCTGIDKHRVHQFAAAVRSCKPPEVYKGKGIMYIDEVIKKKQGKKSK; from the coding sequence ATGGAAGCCAAGTTCTTTCGATTCCTGAAAATTGTGGGTGTTGGTTTCAAGGCTAGAGCTGAATCAGAAGGCCGTCTGTTGTATCTCAAACTTGGTTACAGCCATGATGTTGAATTGACTGTACCCCCAGCTGTGCGAGTGTTCTGCTTCAAACCCAACATAGTTTGTTGCACTGGGATAGACAAGCACAGAGTGCACCAGTTTGCTGCTGCTGTACGTAGCTGTAAACCTCCAGAAGTTTACAAAGGGAAAGGCATAATGTATATTGATGAAGTTATCAAGAAAAAACAGGGAAAGAAGTCAAAGTGA
- the LOC127803990 gene encoding ADP-ribosylation factor-like protein 2, translated as MGLLSIIRKIKRKEKEMRILMVGLDNSGKTTIVLKINGEDTSIISPTLGFNIRTITYNKYTLNIWDVGGQKTIRSYWRNYFEETDGLVWVVDSSDLRRLDDCKLELHNLLKEERLAGASLLILANKQDIQGALSPDEIAKVLNLEAMDKSRHWKIFGCSAYTGEGLLEGFDWLVQDIASRIYMLD; from the exons ATGGGGCTTCTGAGCATCATTCGAAAGATCAAGcgcaaagagaaagagatgcgAATACTCATGGT GGGACTTGATAACTCCGGGAAGACGACAATTGTCCTGAAAATTAACGGAGAGGACACAAGCATTATTAGTCCTACGCTTGGTTTCAACATCAGGACCATCACATACAACAA GTATACACTTAATATATGGGATGTTGGGGGCCAAAAGACGATAAGGTCCTATTGGAGGAACTACTTTGAGGAAACCGATGGTTTGGTATGGGTTGTTGACAGTTCTGATCTTAGAAGGCTAGATGACTGCAAGCTTGAATTGCATAATCTTTTGAAGGAAGAG AGGCTAGCAGGGGCATCATTACTGATTCTAGCAAATAAACAGGACATACAAGGTGCTCTTTCACCAGATGAAATAGCTAAG GTGCTCAACCTCGAGGCCATGGATAAAAGCCGGCACTGGAAGATTTTCGGATGCAGTGCATACACTGGCGAGGGCCTGCTCGAGGGATTTGATTGGTTGGTTCAGGACATTGCCTCTCGAATCTACATGCTCGATTAA